A single genomic interval of Anser cygnoides isolate HZ-2024a breed goose chromosome 7, Taihu_goose_T2T_genome, whole genome shotgun sequence harbors:
- the SFR1 gene encoding swi5-dependent recombination DNA repair protein 1 homolog isoform X1, producing MEEPASDKLTSLCSTPKDSGTAAPQRTGSGKQPMSATLRERLRKTRRSFNANFTVAKGLKIDSEEKDCADVDKEHLPKKSVDCSRLQDGSESLEGNCTGHACFKSPSQENNLCEPGENGVRADLSQQWSLEEKVRLVKQVQEKEELLRRLKLVKMYRSKNNLSELQALIVKWRSSTQLMLYELQSAFSADGKKASLSQLIDSFGLEDQLLHYSRTEEDFVDT from the exons ATGGAAGAACCAGCATCTGATAAATTAACATCTTTGTGCAGTACTCCAAAGGACtctggcacagcagctccccagaggaCTGGTTCAGGGAAGCAG ccaATGAGTGCAACTCTAAGGGAACGATTAAGGAAAACAAGACGTTCATTTAATGCTAATTTTACAGTGGCAAAGGGGCTCAAAATagacagtgaagaaaaagaCTGTGCTGATGTTGACAAAGAGCATCTGCCAAAAAAAAGTGTGGATTGTTCCAGGTTGCAAGATGGTTCTGAAAGCCTGGAAGGCAACTGCACTGGGCATGCATGTTTCAAAAGTCCCTCACAGGAGAACAATCTCTGTGAACCAGGAGAGAACGGGGTTAGGGCTGATCTTAGTCAGCAATGGTCCCTGGAAGAAAAAGTAAGGCTGGTGAAGCAAGTGcaagagaaggaagaactgCTTCGAAGACTAAAGCTGGTCAAGATGTACCGATCTAAG AACAACCTGTCTGAACTGCAGGCTTTGATAGTGAAATGGAGAAGCAGTACCCAGCTGATGCTCTATGAGCTACAGTCAGCTTTTTCTGCAGATGGCAAGAAAGCAAGTCTCAGTCAACTGATAGATTCTTTTGGATTAGAAGACCAGTTACTGCACTACAGCAGAACAGAAGAAGACTTTGTAGACACCTAA
- the SFR1 gene encoding swi5-dependent recombination DNA repair protein 1 homolog isoform X2: MLMKSSSSWKAKDKVAYTYSYKIVQPMSATLRERLRKTRRSFNANFTVAKGLKIDSEEKDCADVDKEHLPKKSVDCSRLQDGSESLEGNCTGHACFKSPSQENNLCEPGENGVRADLSQQWSLEEKVRLVKQVQEKEELLRRLKLVKMYRSKNNLSELQALIVKWRSSTQLMLYELQSAFSADGKKASLSQLIDSFGLEDQLLHYSRTEEDFVDT, from the exons ATGCTTATGAAATCATCAAGTAGTTGGAAGGCAAAAGATAAGGTAGCTTATACCTACAGCTACAAGATTGTGCAG ccaATGAGTGCAACTCTAAGGGAACGATTAAGGAAAACAAGACGTTCATTTAATGCTAATTTTACAGTGGCAAAGGGGCTCAAAATagacagtgaagaaaaagaCTGTGCTGATGTTGACAAAGAGCATCTGCCAAAAAAAAGTGTGGATTGTTCCAGGTTGCAAGATGGTTCTGAAAGCCTGGAAGGCAACTGCACTGGGCATGCATGTTTCAAAAGTCCCTCACAGGAGAACAATCTCTGTGAACCAGGAGAGAACGGGGTTAGGGCTGATCTTAGTCAGCAATGGTCCCTGGAAGAAAAAGTAAGGCTGGTGAAGCAAGTGcaagagaaggaagaactgCTTCGAAGACTAAAGCTGGTCAAGATGTACCGATCTAAG AACAACCTGTCTGAACTGCAGGCTTTGATAGTGAAATGGAGAAGCAGTACCCAGCTGATGCTCTATGAGCTACAGTCAGCTTTTTCTGCAGATGGCAAGAAAGCAAGTCTCAGTCAACTGATAGATTCTTTTGGATTAGAAGACCAGTTACTGCACTACAGCAGAACAGAAGAAGACTTTGTAGACACCTAA